The following coding sequences lie in one Nakaseomyces glabratus chromosome K, complete sequence genomic window:
- the MIC19 gene encoding Mic19p (CAGL0K10516g~Ortholog(s) have role in cristae formation and MICOS complex, mitochondrial crista junction localization) has translation MGAQASKSTDPVAPTLFTPQSKIEFSQALLSQLEDVSEMDYSRKEYAEKCIEQKISSRLSELEVETLRKFKDTLNDSMQTDSDDGSNKNTACTGKLNEKLTDLSQKLEAFKKLEEDKKQKFGLEEKEGPRAKLTECLIKNKGKPLNCVDEIAAFKEFMDSK, from the coding sequence ATGGGCGCACAAGCATCTAAGAGCACAGACCCAGTGGCACCAACGCTTTTTACGCCGCAGTCTAAGATTGAGTTCTCACAAGCATTACTTTCTCAACTTGAGGATGTTTCCGAGATGGACTATAGCAGAAAAGAGTATGCTGAAAAATGCATTGAGCAAAAGATCTCGAGTAGATTATCAGAGCTCGAAGTGGAGACCTTAAGGAAATTCAAGGACACTCTAAATGATTCCATGCAGACTGATAGCGATGATGGTTCTAATAAAAATACGGCCTGTACTGGCAAACTAAATGAAAAGTTAACGGATTTAAGTCAAAAACTTGAAGCAtttaaaaaattggaaGAGGATAAGAAACAGAAGTTTGGTttggaagagaaagaaggCCCCAGAGCGAAATTGACCGAGTGTTTGATTAAGAACAAAGGCAAGCCGTTAAACTGTGTCGACGAAATAGCAGCATTTAAGGAGTTCATGGATAGTAAATAG
- the IOC3 gene encoding Ioc3p (CAGL0K10582g~Ortholog(s) have ATPase activity, DNA binding, nucleosome binding activity, role in sister chromatid cohesion and Isw1a complex localization): MNSDETNGVGEASTTSPLSNDSNNQASSSMHNQNDPTTEYGFGLRRSARERVPRKRDIYEIDPSVYLPKKKKPKSKATKKVVASKSKDAKAKNAKVKPQQSDKSKVKKSSTPKPPVRTPEIPIPVVNNKDWTANIPLYNSELRNQNAKISRLKNENMKAVPYAGDILKIMSFVNKFNYFFVNELQSLSFQDFEIGLDLYPDPLINTGKEIQRLYADYIPVKEVVGCQDKMNLLLLTIMDLLFRPVETEREPQVEWSDLKSTSKKTFQSYIEKIRLYAPEWGYPKEWRKNISTETLMKPASSTFEKDDIGPAVDQKHKEILTPNIYQWPANEPIDIDQDPLQTKGLQRTGILALEAKDRIVFLRTLVDWCCSYSPLLHHEIYILTHYKRDPPFGIQTKHVPRYLLQGLDETFSYYKKLCNLVQSRLEIRSKKKHVKKQMKEGKNDEIVHRLEILQKLKTQMKGKTEDEKLKLMIENYEDWEKVFKGETPENPLSNPYEDKIYKLRSEEFFIGRVPHVGDFYLPRMQTYEYMSSMNTYTDLKTLDNIFNTFESKKYNPFTLFENDSPFMSSNFKILFHDKIALIQDVISGADMTEKNYWYEMCYDSETLLKFIDFIDQKIQQPSTAEPEKEEIRSENGDPSSLINGVSTKSDVSPTSGQNTKKKQEKSEESSKDASKINPLPKNPQFNSSRRKFAMLQTYLRRIQPILAEFEEMKTKFGDINPTKRQSRRSQRREINYKIENSDDEYAMEDSE, from the coding sequence ATGAACAGTGACGAAACAAACGGTGTAGGTGAAGCTTCAACCACTTCTCCACTATCTAACGACTCCAATAACCAAGCTTCTTCATCTATGCATAACCAAAATGATCCAACCACTGAGTATGGTTTTGGCCTGAGGAGGTCTGCTAGAGAGAGAGTACCAAGGAAGAGGGACATTTATGAGATAGATCCTAGCGTGTATCTTCctaaaaagaagaaacctAAGAGTAAAGCAACTAAGAAGGTAGTAGCCAGTAAGTCTAAGGATGCTAAAGCCAAAAATGCTAAAGTTAAACCTCAACAATCTGACAAGTCGAAGGTGAAGAAAAGTAGCACTCCTAAACCTCCTGTGAGAACTCCTGAAATTCCTATTCCTGTTGTTAATAACAAAGATTGGACTGCCAATATACCGTTATATAACAGCGAACTTAGAAACCAGAATGCGAAGATATCCAGactaaaaaatgaaaacatgAAAGCTGTTCCATACGCGGGAGACATATTGAAAATTATGTCCTTTGTGAACAAATTCAATTACTTCTTTGTCAATGAGTTACAGAGCTTATCTTTCCAAGATTTTGAGATTGGCCTGGATTTGTATCCCGATCCACTGATCAATACAGGAAAGGAAATACAAAGATTGTATGCTGACTACATACCTGTAAAGGAAGTTGTTGGTTGTCAGGATAAGATGAATTTATTACTGCTGACAATTATGGATTTATTGTTTCGTCCAGTGGAAACCGAAAGAGAGCCCCAGGTTGAATGGTCTGATTTAAAGTCAACGAGCAAAAAAACATTCCAATCTTATATCGAAAAGATCAGATTGTATGCTCCTGAATGGGGTTACCCAAAGGAGTGgagaaaaaatatatctaCTGAAACCTTGATGAAGCCGGCCTCTTCTACATTCGAGAAGGACGACATAGGCCCAGCAGTAGACCAGAAACACAAAGAGATTCTAACCCCAAATATTTATCAGTGGCCTGCAAACGAACCTATTGATATTGATCAAGATCCCTTACAAACCAAGGGATTACAAAGGACAGGTATTCTGGCTCTAGAGGCTAAGGATAGAATTGTATTTTTAAGAACATTGGTAGACTGGTGTTGTTCGTATTCTCCTTTGCTCCATCATGAAATTTACATATTAACGCATTATAAGCGTGACCCTCCTTTTGGTATTCAGACCAAGCACGTACCCAGATACCTTCTACAAGGTCTTGACGAGACATTCAGTTATTATAAGAAACTCTGTAACTTGGTACAATCAAGATTAGAAATAAGAAGCAAAAAGAAGCATGtaaagaaacaaatgaaggaaggaaaaaatgatgaaatagTCCATCGACTTGAAATACTACAAAAACTGAAAACCCAAATGAAAGGTAAAACTGAGGATGAAAAGTTGAAGTTGATGATTGAGAATTACGAGGACTGGGAAAAAGTATTCAAAGGTGAAACTCCAGAAAACCCTCTCAGTAACCCATATGAGGATAAAATATACAAGCTCAGATCTGAAGAGTTTTTTATTGGTAGGGTACCTCATGTTGGTGATTTCTACCTCCCAAGAATGCAAACATATGAATATATGTCATCAATGAATACATATACGGATTTAAAAACACTTGACAATATTTTCAACACTTTTGAATCTAAGAAATACAACCCATTCACCCTTTTTGAGAATGATAGCCCATTTATGAGCTCAAACTTCAAGATACTCTTTCATGACAAGATTGCTTTGATACAAGATGTAATATCAGGTGCTGACAtgacagaaaaaaattactgGTATGAAATGTGCTATGATTCAGAAACTCTGTTGAAATTTATAGACTTCATCGATCAAAAGATCCAACAACCATCAACAGCTGAACctgaaaaagaagaaattcgATCAGAGAATGGTGATCCATCCTCACTAATAAATGGTGTCTCAACTAAATCTGATGTCTCCCCAACGTCTGGTCAGAACacgaaaaagaaacaagaaaaatcaGAAGAGTCATCCAAGGATGCTAGTAAGATTAATCCGCTTCCTAAGAACCCACAATTCAACTCTTCGCGTAGAAAATTTGCCATGTTACAAACTTATTTAAGAAGAATTCAGCCAATCTTAGcagaatttgaagaaatgaaaacaaagtTTGGAGACATAAATCCGACAAAGAGACAAAGTAGGAGGTcccaaagaagagaaattaATTACAAGATCGAGAACTCAGATGATGAGTATGCTATGGAGGATTCTGAGTAG
- the UBP6 gene encoding ubiquitin-specific protease UBP6 (CAGL0K10494g~Ortholog(s) have thiol-dependent ubiquitin-specific protease activity and role in mitochondria-associated ubiquitin-dependent protein catabolic process, negative regulation of proteasomal protein catabolic process, protein deubiquitination), producing the protein MSNDTFSFNIKHAGKVLPITLSNDATALDLKTQVEELTQVPRSRQKFMVKGGLSDDSIANLQTIIKPGSTVMLLGTPDANLLSKPAEKHRFVEDLSPDQQVQQFNSTPLGLQNMGNTCYLNATLQALFRADELKDLILQYDPSKVTNSDANDEIHYKIVLELKRTFETLKKRSFKSVLPIMLLNTLRKCYPQFAERDPQGGFYKQQDAEELFTQLFHTLTVVFGDKFANQFQINFRATIKDTANEDDVTVREDESDMKLQCHISGTTNFMKNGLIESLNEKIEKRSDITGLNSTYAVQKQITKLPKYLTVQYVRFFWKRSSGKKSKILRKVVFPFQLDVADLLTPEYANEKIKVREELREVEKAKNEKEREAKKRKVEQTDVVMTPKEEYETKKALEESEREYWLNEFKKRFPSNLAAGENPSSVYDLIGVITHQGANSESGHYQAFIRDESDENKWYKFNDDKVSPIEKEKIEALAGGGESDSALILLYKGFGL; encoded by the coding sequence ATGAGTAACGATACATTCTCCTTTAACATCAAACATGCAGGCAAGGTTTTGCCAATTACCTTATCAAATGATGCAACAGCACTTGATCTGAAGACTCAAGTTGAGGAATTGACTCAGGTCCCAAGATCTAGACAAAAATTTATGGTTAAGGGAGGCTTGTCCGATGATTCTATCGCCAATCTtcaaacaataataaagcCCGGCAGTACTGTCATGCTATTAGGGACACCTGATGCTAATCTACTTTCGAAGCCTGCTGAAAAACATAGATTTGTAGAGGACTTGTCACCAGATCAACAGGTTCAGCAATTTAACTCCACACCACTTGGCCTGCAAAATATGGGAAACACCTGTTACCTGAACGCTACATTACAAGCTTTATTCAGGGCTGATGAACTGAAAGACTTGATCTTGCAATATGATCCATCTAAAGTAACAAACTCTGATGCCAATGACGAAATTCACTACAAGATAGTATTGGAATTAAAGAGAACTTTTGAAACattgaaaaagagaagTTTTAAATCAGTTTTGCCAATTATGTTACTGAACACACTAAGGAAATGCTATCCTCAGTTCGCGGAACGTGATCCACAAGGTGGATTTTATAAGCAACAGGACGCCGAGGAACTATTCACCCAACTATTCCATACGCTGACTGTTGTCTTCGGAGATAAATTTGCCAACCAATTCCAAATCAATTTCAGAGCGACAATAAAGGATACAGccaatgaagatgatgttACTGTGAGAGAGGATGAAAGTGATATGAAACTACAGTGTCACATCTCAGGTACTACCAACTTCATGAAAAATGGTTTGATTGAATCtctaaatgaaaaaattgaaaagagatCAGATATAACTGGATTGAATTCCACTTACGCAgttcaaaaacaaattacaAAACTTCCTAAGTATTTAACTGTGCAATATGTCAGATTTTTCTGGAAAAGGTCCTCAGGAAAGAAGTCAAAGATTTTAAGAAAAGTTGTTTTCCCATTCCAACTAGATGTAGCTGACCTGTTAACACCAGAATATGCGAACGAGAAGATCAAAGTACGTGAAGAACTAAGAGAAGTTGAAAAGGCTAAGAATGAAAAGGAGCGTGAAGCTAAGAAGCGTAAAGTTGAACAAACTGATGTAGTAATGACGCCTAAAGAAGAATATGAGACTAAAAAAGCTCTGGAGGAGAGTGAGAGAGAATACTGGCTCAACGAATTCAAGAAGCGTTTTCCATCTAATTTAGCTGCTGGGGAGAATCCCTCCTCAGTATATGACCTAATAGGTGTCATTACCCATCAAGGTGCCAACTCTGAATCTGGACACTACCAAGCTTTCATCAGAGACGAAAGTGATGAAAACAAATGGTACAAGTTCAATGACGACAAAGTCAGTCCAAttgagaaagagaagattgAGGCATTGGCAGGAGGCGGTGAAAGTGACAGCGCTCTAATCCTTCTTTACAAAGGTTTTGGTctataa
- the GCN20 gene encoding putative AAA family ATPase GCN20 (CAGL0K10472g~Ortholog(s) have role in regulation of translational elongation and cytosolic ribosome localization), translating to MASIGTQVRKTCTSVDPIVTDYAVGYFNHLSGLTFDAVMSKQLDLDSEVQFVSEMLVSAGADKEKVKDLSANILEQLNTQLKENASKLELTGDTSKRLLDINVLKSHNNKANLNASLSLLGVGGDIEHAGRQMETRVDLKKLAKAEEKIAKKVAKRNNKFVKYEASKLIGERKDEDYDSFFLEINPLDFGSSAGKSKDIHIDTFDLYVGDGQRILSNAQLTLSFGHRYGLVGQNGIGKSTLLRALSRRELNVPKHISILHVEQELRGDETKALQSVLDADVWRKQLLTEENKINERLKEIEKLREEFDEDSLEVKKLDNEREDLDAHLIQISEKLVDMESDKAEARAASILYGLGFSTEAQQQPTNSFSGGWRMRLSLARALFCQPDLLLLDEPSNMLDVPSIAYLAEYLKSYPSTVLTVSHDRAFLNEVATDIIYQHNERLDYYRGQDFDTFYTTKEERRKNAQREYDNQMAYRKHLQEFIDKFRYNAAKSSEAQSRIKKLEKLPVLEPPEQEKSIDFKFPDCEKLSPPIIQLQDVSFGYSPDKLLLKDVNLDIQMDSRIALVGANGCGKTTLLKVMLEQLRPLSGYVSRNPRLRIGYFTQHHVDSMDLSTSAVDWMSKTFPGKTDEEYRRHLGSFGITGTLGLQKMQLLSGGQKSRVAFAALCLNNPHILILDEPSNHLDTTGIDALVDAMKNFTGGILMVSHDISVINNVCKEIWVSEKGTVNRFNGTIYDYRDYILSAADAAGVVKRH from the coding sequence ATGGCTAGTATTGGAACGCAGGTTAGGAAGACCTGTACATCGGTTGATCCTATTGTTACTGATTATGCTGTTGGTTATTTCAACCATTTGTCGGGGTTGACCTTTGATGCTGTTATGAGTAAGCAGCTTGATCTAGATTCTGAAGTGCAGTTTGTCAGTGAGATGTTGGTCAGTGCCGGTGctgataaagaaaaggtGAAGGATTTGTCGGCAAATATACTTGAACAATTGAATACACAATTAAAGGAGAACGCCTCTAAGCTAGAATTGACCGGTGATACGTCAAAGAGATTGTTGGACATCAACGTTTTGAAAAGTCATAACAATAAGGCTAACCTAAATGCCTCATTGAGTTTGTTAGGTGTTGGTGGTGACATTGAGCATGCTGGTAGACAGATGGAGACCAGGGttgatttgaagaaattggcAAAGGCTGAAGAGAAGATTGCAAAGAAGGTTGCAAAGAGAAACAACAAGTTTGTGAAATACGAGGCATCAAAACTTATTGGTGAAAGGAAAGACGAAGATTATgattctttcttcttggagATCAACCCATTGGACTTTGGTTCGTCAGCTGGTAAGTCTAAGGATATTCACATTGATACATTTGATCTTTACGTTGGTGATGGGCAGAGAATTCTTTCAAATGCTCAATTGACCCTGAGTTTTGGTCATAGATATGGTCTTGTTGGTCAAAATGGTATTGGTAAATCTACTCTATTGAGAGCGCTATCGAGAAGAGAATTGAATGTTCCAAAGCATATTTCGATTTTGCATGTTGAACAAGAACTAAGAGGTGATGAAACTAAAGCTTTGCAAAGTGTCTTAGATGCAGACGTTTGGAGAAAGCAGTTACTGACCGAAGAGAACAAGATCAACGAAAGgttgaaagaaattgagaaattaAGAGAAGAGTTTGATGAAGACAGTTTGGAAGTGAAAAAACTAGATAACGAGAGAGAAGATCTAGATGCACATTTAATTCAAATATCAGAAAAGCTGGTTGATATGGAATCAGATAAGGCGGAAGCTAGAGCGGCCTCTATTCTATATGGTCTTGGTTTCAGTACCGAAGCCCAACAGCAACCAACAAATTCCTTTTCCGGTGGTTGGAGAATGAGATTATCTTTGGCAAGAGCATTGTTCTGTCAACCTGATCTTTTGTTGCTGGATGAACCTTCCAATATGTTGGATGTTCCGTCTATCGCCTATCTAGCAGAATACTTGAAATCATATCCTTCTACTGTTTTGACAGTGTCGCACGACCGTGCATTCCTAAATGAGGTTGCAACagatattatttatcaacACAATGAACGTCTGGACTACTACAGAGGTCAAGATTTCGACACTTTTTACACAACAAaggaagaaagaagaaagaatgCACAAAGAGAATACGACAACCAAATGGCATACAGAAAGCATTTACAAGAGTTTATTGATAAGTTCAGATATAACGCCGCCAAATCATCTGAAGCACAATCAAGAATTAAGAAGCTTGAAAAATTGCCAGTATTAGAACCTCctgaacaagaaaagagTATTGATTTCAAATTCCCAGATTGTGAGAAATTATCTCCACCAATTATTCAATTACAAGATGTCAGTTTCGGTTATAGTCCTGACAAACTACTGTTAAAGGATGTCAATCTAGATATTCAAATGGACTCCAGAATTGCACTGGTCGGTGCAAACGGTTGTGGTAAGACTACACTGTTGAAAGTCATGTTAGAGCAACTAAGGCCACTAAGTGGTTACGTTTCTAGAAACCCAAGATTGCGTATCGGTTACTTTACACAACATCACGTTGACTCCATGGACCTATCTACTTCTGCAGTTGATTGGATGTCTAAGACATTCCCTGGTAAAACAGATGAGGAGTATAGACGTCATTTGGGTTCATTTGGTATTACGGGTACTCTAGGTTTacaaaaaatgcaattgtTATCCGGTGGTCAAAAATCTCGTGTTGCCTTCGCGGCTCTGTGTCTGAATAACCCACACATTTTGATTCTTGATGAACCTTCCAACCATTTGGATACTACAGGTATTGATGCATTGGTTGATGCAATGAAGAACTTCACTGGTGGTATCCTGATGGTATCGCACGACATATCTGTCATTAACAATGTCTGTAAAGAAATTTGGGTTTCCGAAAAGGGTACAGTTAATAGATTTAACGGTACTATCTATGATTACAGAGATTATATATTATCTGCAGCTGACGCCGCTGGTGTTGTTAAGAGGCATTGA